One Brachyspira pilosicoli P43/6/78 genomic window carries:
- a CDS encoding tetratricopeptide repeat protein produces MEVIYLYALIILGVLFAALVLLKTLILNKDKVKKPKALKKRIEELNKRLKKNPYDYDAINQLANIEEEFGSKEKALNQYKMLLDENFFSDKEKIEIYKKLEIICEELGDIQQAFKYTLIINKEEPENKYYYIKIAHTLVEEGYFKLAYEYYHRALVLKAEFSIDDYKYAAFSSFQLKDYKRTIIYLEKLYKKMCKDINQYKTDIARLMQSLVSIYILSDEINIAKSFIEEAFIYKAIDSDNRLYMNKIYLFILYKLDDNKKFTEIYNKLIDMYKINNDSIDLADLIFDYGFYSYFLKDIKSSIRYFDTIKTFNIELYDVFNINNILEYLRNVEIANSQLTKLYEEKKIYDSKYKNDNFENYIRKEYIDNWERAINLWESSFIHLDYISNLVEIKKTMNIEEVLKEFKLYDLPNYNMQDNQRPSIHSNKIDKIFNLSFSDFKKICQNIILSKLSYTIVQEYIDSADKIKGDEIDYLAYNNKMARVELTLISFRRWNKVDIGELSIRDFFMKVQESGAKNGILIVPAELTKSARSYVSHNESITVYSKHQFNNLLKGEIF; encoded by the coding sequence ATGGAAGTTATTTATCTTTATGCTTTAATTATTTTAGGTGTATTATTTGCCGCATTAGTGCTTCTAAAAACATTGATACTGAATAAAGATAAAGTAAAAAAACCAAAGGCATTAAAAAAACGTATAGAAGAATTAAATAAAAGACTCAAAAAAAATCCATATGATTATGATGCAATAAATCAACTCGCAAACATAGAAGAAGAATTCGGAAGCAAAGAAAAGGCTTTAAATCAATATAAAATGCTTCTAGATGAAAACTTCTTTTCAGATAAAGAAAAAATAGAAATATATAAAAAATTAGAAATCATTTGTGAAGAGTTAGGTGATATACAACAGGCTTTCAAATATACATTAATCATAAATAAAGAAGAACCAGAAAATAAATATTATTATATAAAAATAGCTCATACTCTTGTAGAAGAAGGATACTTTAAATTAGCATATGAATATTATCATAGAGCATTAGTATTAAAAGCTGAATTCTCTATAGATGATTATAAATATGCTGCATTCTCTTCTTTTCAGTTGAAAGATTATAAAAGAACTATTATATATCTAGAAAAGTTGTACAAAAAAATGTGCAAAGATATAAATCAATATAAAACTGATATTGCAAGATTAATGCAGTCTTTGGTTTCAATATACATACTTTCTGATGAAATTAATATTGCTAAATCTTTTATAGAAGAAGCTTTTATATATAAAGCTATAGATAGTGATAATAGACTTTATATGAATAAAATTTATTTGTTTATATTATATAAATTAGATGATAATAAAAAATTCACTGAAATATATAATAAACTAATAGATATGTATAAAATCAATAATGATTCTATAGATTTAGCTGATTTAATATTTGATTATGGATTTTATAGCTATTTCTTAAAAGATATAAAATCTTCTATTAGATATTTTGATACAATAAAAACTTTTAACATAGAATTATATGATGTATTCAATATAAACAATATACTAGAATATTTAAGAAATGTAGAAATAGCTAATTCACAATTAACTAAGCTTTATGAAGAAAAAAAGATATATGATTCAAAATATAAAAATGATAATTTTGAAAACTATATTAGAAAAGAGTATATAGATAATTGGGAAAGAGCTATTAATTTATGGGAAAGTTCTTTTATACATTTAGATTATATATCCAATCTAGTAGAAATAAAAAAAACTATGAATATAGAAGAAGTGCTTAAAGAGTTTAAATTATATGATTTACCAAATTATAACATGCAAGATAATCAAAGACCTTCTATACATTCAAATAAAATTGATAAAATATTTAATTTAAGTTTCTCAGATTTTAAAAAGATTTGTCAAAACATAATATTATCAAAGCTTTCATACACAATAGTACAGGAATATATAGACAGTGCTGATAAAATAAAAGGAGATGAAATAGACTATTTAGCATACAATAATAAAATGGCAAGAGTTGAGCTTACTTTAATATCTTTTAGAAGATGGAATAAAGTAGATATAGGAGAATTAAGCATTAGAGACTTCTTCATGAAAGTACAAGAATCTGGAGCTAAAAATGGAATATTAATTGTTCCTGCTGAATTGACTAAAAGTGCTAGAAGTTATGTTTCTCATAATGAAAGCATTACTGTATATTCTAAACATCAATTTAATAATTTGCTTAAAGGAGAAATATTCTAA
- a CDS encoding methyl-accepting chemotaxis protein translates to MKKMHSLSVKVPIMVSSIIVVTILVLSIILTIAASRGIRNATLNGFQSTVQGYASTIELVLHEQLVLIETYSKSATFQNFITNYNDIETRNNLVKVLENYNNINYYSTNTGIATVDGTILIDSSDPKLVGVSLADIHPDLYQSIVKNNYDFEFDNVITKSLSTGKNSLMLMGGIKDDVGNILGISYISLDMDKVNNSFIKSLPLQGSERLTVANHDKMVLLSSDEEFVGATLSSVYDVIKTQDSGIIPSYKSANTKTARTSAYNGITGVPWSVILAKNDSDIYSQIYTIILEAIIIGVISIIIASILVLLYIRSITNPLQKIIQISKEISKGDLTNTEQTIHRKDELGELADSFTIMRQELVDIIIRVRDSVEKITNSAHELSQGSNDLSHRTESQAASLEETASSMEEMASTIKSSTDQSVQGNRMMVESRQSIESAGDIILETTRNIEEVYEASTKIKDITNIIENIAFQTNILALNAAVEAARAGDQGKGFAVVASEVRNLAQTTQSSVKDITNLVDNAYDKINKATDSARTSQEIFNDLRVKIDETARIMQDISSTAVEQQTGVDQVNRAVADMDSVTQQNAALVEESYAATMSLSNQAQELYEAMKFFKIDKDDKIDE, encoded by the coding sequence ATGAAAAAAATGCATAGTTTATCAGTAAAAGTACCAATTATGGTTAGCTCTATTATAGTAGTAACTATATTGGTATTATCTATTATACTTACAATCGCAGCTTCTAGAGGCATAAGAAATGCTACTTTAAATGGTTTTCAAAGTACAGTACAAGGTTATGCATCAACAATAGAATTAGTTTTGCATGAACAGCTTGTTCTTATTGAAACATATTCAAAAAGTGCTACTTTCCAAAATTTTATCACAAATTATAATGACATAGAAACAAGAAATAATTTAGTAAAAGTATTGGAAAACTATAACAATATTAACTATTATTCAACCAATACGGGTATTGCAACTGTTGATGGCACTATATTAATAGATAGTTCTGACCCTAAATTAGTAGGTGTTTCACTTGCTGATATACATCCTGATTTATATCAGAGTATTGTAAAAAACAATTATGATTTTGAGTTTGATAATGTTATAACAAAATCATTATCTACAGGAAAGAATTCTTTAATGCTAATGGGCGGTATAAAAGATGATGTAGGCAATATACTTGGTATATCATATATAAGTCTAGATATGGATAAAGTAAATAACTCATTTATTAAATCTTTACCTCTTCAAGGAAGCGAAAGATTAACAGTAGCAAACCATGATAAAATGGTATTATTATCATCTGATGAAGAGTTTGTTGGGGCTACTTTATCTTCTGTATATGATGTTATAAAAACACAAGATAGCGGTATTATACCGTCTTATAAAAGTGCTAATACAAAAACAGCAAGGACATCTGCATATAATGGCATAACAGGAGTTCCTTGGTCTGTAATACTTGCTAAAAATGATTCTGATATATATAGTCAAATATATACTATAATTTTAGAAGCAATTATTATAGGAGTTATATCTATTATAATAGCTTCTATTTTAGTATTATTATATATTAGAAGCATAACTAATCCTTTACAAAAAATTATTCAAATATCTAAAGAAATATCTAAAGGTGATTTAACAAATACAGAACAAACAATTCATAGAAAAGATGAACTTGGAGAATTAGCTGATTCATTTACTATAATGCGTCAAGAACTTGTAGATATTATAATAAGAGTAAGAGATTCAGTAGAAAAAATTACAAACAGTGCTCATGAACTTTCACAGGGCAGTAATGATTTATCACATAGAACAGAATCTCAAGCAGCAAGCTTGGAAGAGACTGCAAGCTCTATGGAAGAGATGGCTTCTACAATAAAATCTTCTACAGACCAATCAGTACAAGGTAATAGAATGATGGTTGAATCTAGACAGTCTATAGAAAGTGCTGGTGATATTATACTTGAAACTACAAGAAATATAGAAGAAGTTTATGAGGCTAGTACTAAAATTAAAGATATTACAAACATTATTGAAAATATAGCATTCCAAACTAATATACTTGCTTTGAATGCTGCTGTAGAGGCTGCACGTGCTGGAGACCAAGGTAAGGGCTTTGCTGTTGTTGCTTCTGAAGTAAGAAACTTAGCTCAAACTACTCAGTCTTCTGTAAAAGATATTACAAACTTAGTAGACAATGCTTATGACAAAATTAATAAAGCTACAGACTCTGCTAGAACTTCTCAGGAAATATTTAATGACCTTAGAGTAAAAATAGATGAAACAGCTAGAATAATGCAAGATATTAGCTCTACTGCTGTAGAACAACAAACTGGAGTTGATCAGGTTAATAGGGCTGTTGCTGATATGGATAGTGTTACTCAGCAGAATGCTGCTTTGGTAGAGGAATCATATGCAGCTACTATGTCTTTATCTAATCAAGCACAAGAACTTTATGAGGCTATGAAATTCTTTAAAATAGATAAAGACGATAAAATTGATGAATAA
- the prmC gene encoding peptide chain release factor N(5)-glutamine methyltransferase, with protein MNINNALIKYAKCLEKINNDYKISYIESQTILMHVLNISKMKLISDSLRELTQKEVNNIEELINRRLNYEPISYIINKKEFYGFNFYVDNNVLIPRPETEELIDLVLDYMKDKNNISICDIGGGSGNIAITLKKLFLEQNKNIDITAIEISEGAFQVIKKNALNILGDEKLINIVNTDALTFIPENKYDVIVSNAPYVPLRDKDSLQKDLEFEPQNALYSGEDGLDFYKSFLSIIEKYLKDNGAFFFEIGYDQGEALINICNSLDIKNVSVKKDLSGKDRFLVCENMKNY; from the coding sequence ATGAATATTAATAATGCTTTAATAAAATACGCTAAGTGTTTAGAAAAAATAAATAATGATTATAAAATTTCATATATAGAATCACAAACCATTTTAATGCATGTTTTGAATATAAGTAAGATGAAATTAATATCAGATTCATTAAGAGAATTAACTCAAAAAGAAGTTAATAATATAGAAGAATTAATTAATAGGCGTCTTAATTATGAACCTATCTCCTATATTATAAATAAAAAAGAGTTTTACGGATTTAATTTTTATGTTGATAATAATGTGCTAATACCAAGACCAGAAACTGAAGAGCTTATTGATTTGGTATTAGATTATATGAAGGATAAAAATAATATTTCGATTTGTGATATTGGAGGCGGAAGCGGAAACATAGCAATAACGTTAAAAAAGTTGTTTTTGGAGCAGAATAAAAATATTGATATTACAGCTATTGAAATAAGCGAAGGAGCTTTTCAAGTTATAAAGAAAAATGCTTTAAATATATTGGGAGATGAAAAACTAATAAATATAGTAAATACTGATGCTTTAACTTTTATACCTGAAAATAAATATGATGTAATAGTTTCAAATGCTCCGTATGTACCTTTAAGAGATAAAGATTCTCTTCAAAAAGATTTGGAGTTCGAGCCTCAAAATGCATTATATTCAGGGGAAGACGGGCTTGATTTTTATAAGAGTTTTTTAAGTATCATAGAAAAATATTTAAAGGATAATGGAGCTTTCTTTTTTGAAATAGGCTATGATCAGGGAGAGGCATTGATTAATATATGCAATTCTCTTGATATAAAAAATGTATCAGTAAAAAAAGATTTAAGCGGTAAGGATAGATTTCTTGTTTGTGAGAATATGAAGAATTATTAG
- a CDS encoding restriction endonuclease, translated as MENIYIYIFIFLLMLLFVIALYLFINNNIYKKNNQSARNIIGELNRKLLKNPNDYNTIYKLALIKDENGDILDALKKYEFLISVDYFNDNEKIKIYKRMENICTQLGYKEEVFKYDVIITNLEPSNVIYLIKVAYTLFNEKKYQFACNYFNKVIMSRREFNIDELKAALYSYYNIKNYEKTITFLEDLEKRINKDSINLQNELIEIRKTLISMYLFTDKLQYASEYIEQLLTDANNLDRSLLIYYNRMYLFVLHKLGNKKKFKEIYRKIKSTLKTDELETINEELIFDFGFYSYFLGYIDEAIKYFEIINKFNSSILKTYKINEVLGYLYQVYRANFQVNKANRKLDNIYEHQYYEDYVQKENLNEWENTVEIWENSFTNFEYINTLAPKNNESSIDVDNILLNLKITHNIKFDNKTRSTHNNSNNNIVDKIYNLTFNDFKKLCRNIITNKLSYTIVQEFIDNPDDNIDEIDYLAYDSEVGKYNLTFISIKRWQNTNIGELILRDFIVKVKDSGAKRGVLIVPVELTSSAKSYAVHSEIVTIYSRNQLNNLLKGEIF; from the coding sequence ATGGAAAATATTTATATATATATTTTTATATTTCTATTGATGTTATTATTTGTAATAGCTTTATATTTATTTATAAATAATAATATATATAAAAAAAACAATCAATCTGCTAGAAATATTATTGGCGAATTAAATAGAAAATTATTAAAAAACCCAAATGATTATAATACTATTTATAAATTAGCTTTGATAAAAGATGAAAATGGAGATATTCTTGATGCTTTAAAAAAATATGAGTTTCTTATATCTGTTGATTATTTTAATGATAATGAAAAAATTAAAATATATAAAAGAATGGAAAACATATGCACTCAATTAGGATATAAAGAAGAAGTTTTTAAATATGATGTAATTATTACTAATTTGGAACCAAGCAATGTAATTTATTTAATAAAAGTGGCTTATACATTATTTAATGAAAAAAAATATCAATTTGCATGCAATTATTTTAATAAAGTTATTATGTCTAGGAGAGAATTCAATATAGATGAACTTAAAGCAGCTTTATATTCTTATTATAATATAAAAAATTATGAGAAAACAATAACTTTCTTAGAAGACTTAGAAAAAAGAATAAATAAAGATTCCATTAATTTACAAAATGAATTAATAGAAATTAGAAAGACTTTGATATCTATGTATTTATTTACTGATAAACTTCAATATGCTAGTGAATACATAGAACAACTTTTAACAGATGCTAATAATTTAGATAGAAGCTTATTAATTTATTATAATAGAATGTATTTATTTGTATTGCATAAATTAGGAAATAAAAAGAAGTTTAAAGAGATATATAGAAAAATAAAATCGACATTAAAAACTGATGAATTAGAAACTATAAATGAAGAATTAATTTTTGATTTTGGCTTCTACTCTTACTTTTTAGGATATATAGATGAAGCTATAAAATATTTTGAAATAATTAATAAGTTTAATTCTAGTATATTAAAAACATATAAAATAAATGAAGTACTAGGATACTTATATCAAGTTTACAGAGCTAATTTTCAAGTTAATAAAGCAAACCGCAAACTAGATAATATTTATGAACATCAATATTATGAAGATTATGTACAAAAAGAAAACCTTAATGAGTGGGAAAACACTGTAGAGATTTGGGAGAATAGTTTTACTAATTTTGAATATATAAATACTTTAGCACCAAAAAATAATGAAAGCTCTATAGATGTAGATAATATATTATTAAATTTAAAAATTACTCATAACATTAAATTTGACAATAAAACTAGAAGTACTCATAATAACTCTAACAACAATATTGTAGATAAAATATATAATTTAACTTTTAATGATTTTAAAAAACTATGCAGAAATATTATAACAAATAAACTTTCTTATACTATAGTACAAGAGTTTATAGATAACCCTGATGATAATATAGATGAAATAGACTATTTAGCATATGACAGTGAAGTCGGCAAATATAATTTAACATTTATTTCTATTAAACGTTGGCAAAATACTAATATTGGGGAATTAATATTAAGAGATTTTATTGTAAAAGTAAAAGATTCCGGTGCTAAAAGAGGAGTATTAATAGTACCTGTAGAGCTAACAAGCAGTGCAAAAAGTTATGCTGTACATAGTGAAATTGTTACAATTTATTCTAGAAATCAATTAAACAATTTATTAAAGGGTGAAATCTTTTAA
- the ade gene encoding adenine deaminase: MTIEKLSKMIEVSSGKVLADLVIRNCKVVDPISATITDGDIAIVDDYIVGVGSYNGKEIIDAKGSYATSGLIDSHVHIESSLCAPANFAEVVIPFGTTLIVTDPHEIANVCGIDGIKFMINSAKKSPLKCKFMLSSCVPAVGFEDSGAVLDSKVIEEFINDEDIFGLAEMMNAPGVLSLDKDVLKKLVAAINADKIIDGHGVMLGGKTLNAYRAAGIYTDHECVSAKDLKARIANGMYVLLRQGSAAQNLASLLQGVNQSNARRCAMCTDDKHLDHIIENGHISHNLKIAVDHGLDVFNAIAMATINAAECYRLKNIGLVASGYKADIVLFDDLKDFKANKVFIDGKLSAENGRALFKVEKDNYNSNIFNTINIAPITVNDIQIKLKSDEANVIRIVNKDLVTEKSVRIVGFENGYFKYRKSVDILKLVVVERHKATGKIGLGLIENYKLKSGAIATSVSHDSHNIIAVGDNDEDIILAIKEIEKCSGGITIVKNGKVLDTLQLKIAGIMSDEAPKDIVKKIYSMHELAYNELNVNREIDPFMTLSFMALPVIPEIKLTTSGLFDVKEFKFVDVSA; this comes from the coding sequence ATGACTATAGAAAAATTATCAAAAATGATTGAAGTATCAAGCGGAAAAGTTTTGGCTGATTTGGTTATAAGAAATTGTAAAGTGGTAGACCCAATATCAGCAACGATTACGGACGGAGATATTGCTATTGTTGATGATTATATTGTTGGTGTTGGTTCTTATAATGGAAAAGAAATTATTGATGCTAAAGGTTCTTATGCTACTAGTGGTTTAATAGATTCGCATGTGCATATAGAATCATCTTTATGTGCACCAGCAAATTTTGCAGAAGTTGTTATTCCTTTTGGTACTACTTTAATTGTAACAGACCCTCATGAAATTGCTAATGTATGCGGTATTGACGGTATCAAGTTTATGATTAATTCTGCTAAAAAAAGTCCTCTTAAATGTAAGTTTATGCTTTCTTCATGTGTGCCTGCTGTTGGCTTTGAAGATTCTGGAGCTGTACTTGATTCTAAGGTAATAGAAGAGTTTATAAATGATGAAGATATATTTGGTCTTGCTGAGATGATGAATGCTCCGGGTGTATTATCTCTTGATAAAGATGTACTTAAAAAATTAGTTGCTGCTATTAATGCTGATAAGATTATAGATGGGCATGGTGTTATGCTTGGAGGAAAAACTTTAAATGCTTATAGGGCTGCTGGTATTTATACTGACCACGAATGCGTATCTGCTAAAGATTTGAAGGCGAGAATAGCTAATGGAATGTATGTGCTTTTAAGACAAGGTTCAGCTGCACAGAATTTAGCTTCACTATTACAGGGAGTTAATCAAAGCAATGCTAGAAGATGTGCAATGTGTACCGATGATAAGCATTTAGACCATATTATAGAAAATGGACATATATCTCATAATTTAAAAATAGCAGTTGATCATGGACTTGATGTATTTAATGCAATTGCTATGGCTACTATTAATGCGGCAGAATGTTACAGACTTAAAAATATAGGTTTGGTTGCTTCAGGATATAAGGCTGATATTGTTTTATTTGATGATTTAAAAGATTTTAAAGCTAATAAAGTGTTTATAGATGGAAAATTATCTGCAGAAAATGGAAGGGCTTTATTTAAAGTAGAAAAAGATAATTATAATAGTAATATTTTTAATACTATAAATATAGCACCTATTACAGTTAATGATATACAAATAAAATTAAAATCTGATGAGGCTAATGTTATAAGAATAGTTAATAAAGATTTAGTTACAGAGAAAAGTGTAAGGATAGTAGGTTTTGAAAATGGTTATTTTAAATATAGAAAAAGTGTTGATATATTAAAATTGGTTGTTGTTGAAAGACATAAGGCTACTGGTAAAATAGGTTTAGGCTTAATAGAAAATTACAAATTAAAAAGCGGTGCTATTGCCACAAGTGTATCTCATGACTCGCATAATATAATAGCAGTAGGGGATAATGATGAAGATATAATACTTGCTATAAAAGAAATAGAAAAATGTTCAGGAGGAATCACTATTGTAAAAAATGGAAAAGTGCTTGATACATTACAATTAAAAATAGCAGGAATTATGTCAGATGAAGCACCTAAAGATATAGTAAAAAAAATATATTCTATGCATGAACTTGCTTACAATGAACTTAATGTTAATAGAGAAATTGACCCATTTATGACTTTATCATTTATGGCGCTTCCTGTTATACCTGAAATAAAACTTACAACTAGCGGTTTATTTGATGTTAAGGAATTTAAGTTTGTTGATGTAAGTGCTTAA